A window of the Lolium perenne isolate Kyuss_39 chromosome 7, Kyuss_2.0, whole genome shotgun sequence genome harbors these coding sequences:
- the LOC127316680 gene encoding uncharacterized protein isoform X3, with protein MEAGGGGEAEEEQVMSEVHLGCPPRFSGLYLSRFTFSSLPLEHYAGGSDGGGCEMAAATSSSCDLPDAVAVDNEGDLVLERRRRKRDRRRSDDHVLTVQHGITSSLNSVGLQVWKAAMLLTDFVLHKSFTSSEFDGVTAMEIGAGTGLVGLVQARVASKVFITDRGTDILDNCLANVRLNSSTLKFDEAKIHIRELDWKTSWPPPVGTRDASDPSSIYLWSASEIEEAEKATLLLAADVIYSDGLTDLFFDTVRQLMSRGVKKVLYLTLEKRYNFSLDDLDVVANGYKHFRTFFAVQDGCGVLNNAAFIPGLVGERIDLGKVPQYIREYDRGKDLEMWKLMYCYPD; from the exons ATGGAAGCCGGAGGCGGcggggaggcggaggaggagcagGTGATGAGCGAGGTGCACCTGGGCTGCCCGCCACGTTTCTCCGGCCTCTACCTCTCCCGCTTCACCTTCTCCTCACTCCCGCTAG AACACTATGCAGGAGGGAGCGACGGCGGTGGGTGTGAGATGGCTGCGGCGACGAGCAGTTCTT GTGATTTGCCGGACGCTGTCGCAGTGGACAACGAGGGGGACCTCGTTCTTGAacggagaagaagaaagagagatA GGAGGAGAAGCGACGATCATGTGCTCACCGTGCAGCATGGTATCACCTCCTCGCTTAACAGCGTCGGGTTGCAG GTTTGGAAGGCTGCGATGCTGCTAACCGACTTTGTGTTGCATAAAAGCTTCAcgtcttctgaatttgatggtgtCACTGCCATGGAGATCGGTGCTGGAACAG GTTTAGTAGGGTTGGTGCAAGCTCGAGTTGCTAGTAAAGTTTTCATCACAG ATAGAGGAACTGATATCCTCGATAATTGCTTGGCTAATGTCCGTCTCAACTCTAGCACGCTAAAGTTTGATGAAGCTAAAATCCATATACGGGAACTGGACTGGAAAACGTCGTGGCCTCCGCCTGTGGGTACACGTGATGCATCTGACCCAAG TTCAATATACTTATGGTCTGCAAGTGAAATCGAGGAGGCTGAGAAAGCCACCCTGCTACTCGCTGCAGATGTTATTTATAGTGACGGTCTCACCGACTTGTTCTTCGATACAGTGAGACAGTTGATGTCGCGTGGTGTTAAGAAG GTGCTGTACTTGACCCTGGAGAAGAGATACAACTTCAGCCTGGACGATCTAGATGTGGTGGCCAACGGTTACAAACATTTCCGAACCTTCTTTGCGGTTCAAGATG GATGTGGAGTCCTGAATAATGCTGCCTTCATACCAGGTCTTGTGGGGGAGCGGATAGACCTTGGGAAGGTTCCTCAGTACATCAGAGAGTATGACAGAGGCAAGGATCTGGAGATGTGGAAGCTCATGTACTGCTATCCAGATTAA
- the LOC127316680 gene encoding uncharacterized protein isoform X2 — protein sequence MEAGGGGEAEEEQVMSEVHLGCPPRFSGLYLSRFTFSSLPLGGSDGGGCEMAAATSSSCDLPDAVAVDNEGDLVLERRRRKRDRRRSDDHVLTVQHGITSSLNSVGLQVWKAAMLLTDFVLHKSFTSSEFDGVTAMEIGAGTGLVGLVQARVASKVFITDRGTDILDNCLANVRLNSSTLKFDEAKIHIRELDWKTSWPPPVGTRDASDPSSIYLWSASEIEEAEKATLLLAADVIYSDGLTDLFFDTVRQLMSRGVKKILLCMMQVLYLTLEKRYNFSLDDLDVVANGYKHFRTFFAVQDGCGVLNNAAFIPGLVGERIDLGKVPQYIREYDRGKDLEMWKLMYCYPD from the exons ATGGAAGCCGGAGGCGGcggggaggcggaggaggagcagGTGATGAGCGAGGTGCACCTGGGCTGCCCGCCACGTTTCTCCGGCCTCTACCTCTCCCGCTTCACCTTCTCCTCACTCCCGCTAG GAGGGAGCGACGGCGGTGGGTGTGAGATGGCTGCGGCGACGAGCAGTTCTT GTGATTTGCCGGACGCTGTCGCAGTGGACAACGAGGGGGACCTCGTTCTTGAacggagaagaagaaagagagatA GGAGGAGAAGCGACGATCATGTGCTCACCGTGCAGCATGGTATCACCTCCTCGCTTAACAGCGTCGGGTTGCAG GTTTGGAAGGCTGCGATGCTGCTAACCGACTTTGTGTTGCATAAAAGCTTCAcgtcttctgaatttgatggtgtCACTGCCATGGAGATCGGTGCTGGAACAG GTTTAGTAGGGTTGGTGCAAGCTCGAGTTGCTAGTAAAGTTTTCATCACAG ATAGAGGAACTGATATCCTCGATAATTGCTTGGCTAATGTCCGTCTCAACTCTAGCACGCTAAAGTTTGATGAAGCTAAAATCCATATACGGGAACTGGACTGGAAAACGTCGTGGCCTCCGCCTGTGGGTACACGTGATGCATCTGACCCAAG TTCAATATACTTATGGTCTGCAAGTGAAATCGAGGAGGCTGAGAAAGCCACCCTGCTACTCGCTGCAGATGTTATTTATAGTGACGGTCTCACCGACTTGTTCTTCGATACAGTGAGACAGTTGATGTCGCGTGGTGTTAAGAAG ATTCTTCTTTGCATGATGCAGGTGCTGTACTTGACCCTGGAGAAGAGATACAACTTCAGCCTGGACGATCTAGATGTGGTGGCCAACGGTTACAAACATTTCCGAACCTTCTTTGCGGTTCAAGATG GATGTGGAGTCCTGAATAATGCTGCCTTCATACCAGGTCTTGTGGGGGAGCGGATAGACCTTGGGAAGGTTCCTCAGTACATCAGAGAGTATGACAGAGGCAAGGATCTGGAGATGTGGAAGCTCATGTACTGCTATCCAGATTAA
- the LOC127316680 gene encoding uncharacterized protein isoform X1: protein MEAGGGGEAEEEQVMSEVHLGCPPRFSGLYLSRFTFSSLPLEHYAGGSDGGGCEMAAATSSSCDLPDAVAVDNEGDLVLERRRRKRDRRRSDDHVLTVQHGITSSLNSVGLQVWKAAMLLTDFVLHKSFTSSEFDGVTAMEIGAGTGLVGLVQARVASKVFITDRGTDILDNCLANVRLNSSTLKFDEAKIHIRELDWKTSWPPPVGTRDASDPSSIYLWSASEIEEAEKATLLLAADVIYSDGLTDLFFDTVRQLMSRGVKKILLCMMQVLYLTLEKRYNFSLDDLDVVANGYKHFRTFFAVQDGCGVLNNAAFIPGLVGERIDLGKVPQYIREYDRGKDLEMWKLMYCYPD from the exons ATGGAAGCCGGAGGCGGcggggaggcggaggaggagcagGTGATGAGCGAGGTGCACCTGGGCTGCCCGCCACGTTTCTCCGGCCTCTACCTCTCCCGCTTCACCTTCTCCTCACTCCCGCTAG AACACTATGCAGGAGGGAGCGACGGCGGTGGGTGTGAGATGGCTGCGGCGACGAGCAGTTCTT GTGATTTGCCGGACGCTGTCGCAGTGGACAACGAGGGGGACCTCGTTCTTGAacggagaagaagaaagagagatA GGAGGAGAAGCGACGATCATGTGCTCACCGTGCAGCATGGTATCACCTCCTCGCTTAACAGCGTCGGGTTGCAG GTTTGGAAGGCTGCGATGCTGCTAACCGACTTTGTGTTGCATAAAAGCTTCAcgtcttctgaatttgatggtgtCACTGCCATGGAGATCGGTGCTGGAACAG GTTTAGTAGGGTTGGTGCAAGCTCGAGTTGCTAGTAAAGTTTTCATCACAG ATAGAGGAACTGATATCCTCGATAATTGCTTGGCTAATGTCCGTCTCAACTCTAGCACGCTAAAGTTTGATGAAGCTAAAATCCATATACGGGAACTGGACTGGAAAACGTCGTGGCCTCCGCCTGTGGGTACACGTGATGCATCTGACCCAAG TTCAATATACTTATGGTCTGCAAGTGAAATCGAGGAGGCTGAGAAAGCCACCCTGCTACTCGCTGCAGATGTTATTTATAGTGACGGTCTCACCGACTTGTTCTTCGATACAGTGAGACAGTTGATGTCGCGTGGTGTTAAGAAG ATTCTTCTTTGCATGATGCAGGTGCTGTACTTGACCCTGGAGAAGAGATACAACTTCAGCCTGGACGATCTAGATGTGGTGGCCAACGGTTACAAACATTTCCGAACCTTCTTTGCGGTTCAAGATG GATGTGGAGTCCTGAATAATGCTGCCTTCATACCAGGTCTTGTGGGGGAGCGGATAGACCTTGGGAAGGTTCCTCAGTACATCAGAGAGTATGACAGAGGCAAGGATCTGGAGATGTGGAAGCTCATGTACTGCTATCCAGATTAA